A single window of Candoia aspera isolate rCanAsp1 chromosome 3, rCanAsp1.hap2, whole genome shotgun sequence DNA harbors:
- the RAB7B gene encoding ras-related protein Rab-7b isoform X2 yields the protein MPGVGKTSLLHQYIHKTFYEDYRTTLGASILSKVMEVDHTPLKLQIWDTGGQERFRSIVSTFYKGSDACMLAFDVTDMDSFESLGDLREDFLQKVNTAGQDFPMVVLGNKIDLKDRQVSKEVASSWCKEKDIAYFEVSAKNDINVVQAFETLTRQALSRYKGIIENYLTESIKLSPEDQPTTKCC from the exons ATGCCAGG TGTAGGAAAAACTTCTCTTCTCCACCAGTATATTCACAAGACATTTTATGAAGACTATCGCACCACCCTGGGAGCTAGTATTTTGTCCAAAGTTATGGAAGTGGACCACACACCACTGAAATTGCAG ATTTGGGACACTGGAGGGCAGGAACGATTCCGGTCTATCGTGTCCACATTCTACAAAGGTTCAGATGCCTGCATGCTGGCTTTCGATGTCACAGATATGGATTCTTTTGAGTCCTTGGGTGATTTGAGGGAAGATTTTCTTCAGAAGGTCAACACTGCAGGGCAAGACTTCCCAATGGTTGTGCTGGGAAATAAAATTGATCTGAAGGATCGACAA GTGTCCAAAGAGGTGGCTTCATCCTGGTGCAAGGAGAAGGATATTGCGTATTTTGAAGTTAGTGCCAAGAATGATATTAACGTTGTGCAGGCTTTTGAGACTCTGACAAGGCAAGCACTATCAAGA TATAAAGGGATAATTGAAAACTACCTAACCGAATCTATAAAGCTCAGTCCAGAAGACCAGCCCACAACCAAATGTTGCTGA
- the RAB7B gene encoding ras-related protein Rab-7b isoform X1, which translates to MSSSKRVDLKIIIIGALGVGKTSLLHQYIHKTFYEDYRTTLGASILSKVMEVDHTPLKLQIWDTGGQERFRSIVSTFYKGSDACMLAFDVTDMDSFESLGDLREDFLQKVNTAGQDFPMVVLGNKIDLKDRQVSKEVASSWCKEKDIAYFEVSAKNDINVVQAFETLTRQALSRYKGIIENYLTESIKLSPEDQPTTKCC; encoded by the exons ATGAGTTCAAGTAAAAGAGTGGATTTGAAAATCATTATCATTGGAGCTTTGGG TGTAGGAAAAACTTCTCTTCTCCACCAGTATATTCACAAGACATTTTATGAAGACTATCGCACCACCCTGGGAGCTAGTATTTTGTCCAAAGTTATGGAAGTGGACCACACACCACTGAAATTGCAG ATTTGGGACACTGGAGGGCAGGAACGATTCCGGTCTATCGTGTCCACATTCTACAAAGGTTCAGATGCCTGCATGCTGGCTTTCGATGTCACAGATATGGATTCTTTTGAGTCCTTGGGTGATTTGAGGGAAGATTTTCTTCAGAAGGTCAACACTGCAGGGCAAGACTTCCCAATGGTTGTGCTGGGAAATAAAATTGATCTGAAGGATCGACAA GTGTCCAAAGAGGTGGCTTCATCCTGGTGCAAGGAGAAGGATATTGCGTATTTTGAAGTTAGTGCCAAGAATGATATTAACGTTGTGCAGGCTTTTGAGACTCTGACAAGGCAAGCACTATCAAGA TATAAAGGGATAATTGAAAACTACCTAACCGAATCTATAAAGCTCAGTCCAGAAGACCAGCCCACAACCAAATGTTGCTGA